In one Silene latifolia isolate original U9 population chromosome 10, ASM4854445v1, whole genome shotgun sequence genomic region, the following are encoded:
- the LOC141609203 gene encoding putative receptor-like protein kinase At5g20050: MDDKRSKILACILVVTLITLITVASLYLGPSWQFFCIFVSCITVIFIIFIWLIRRRSKEVAYILPHKQLPIMSRELSVPCSFVRKVAGVPTKFRPKELELATDNFNALIGRGASGSVFKGILSDGTCVAVKRIEGQERGEKEFLSEVAAIGSIQHINLVRLYGYCVVPSGPRFLVYEFIQKGSLDGWIFPRRDRRNRPGGCLPWHIRWSVAIDVAKALSYLHHDCRSRILHLDVKPENILLDDSYRAVVSDFGLAKLMGRDQSRLVTNIRGTKGYLAPEWLLENGISGKSDVYSYGMVLLEMIGGKRNVRVIDDDSKDRSLRKYEYFPKIVVEKMKAGKLMSVLDPRLLEGKRVDENQVRKMAHIALWCIQEKVRRRPTMAQVVDMFEGHLRVDDPPETEMIIVDLLAIGNEKVAGQVRMKATGVYLSDVNTKITKTGGSSSFEGSSVLSGR, from the exons ATGGATGACAAGAGATCTAAGATACTTGCATGCATACTAGTTGTAACTTTAATCACATTGATTACAGTTGCTTCTTTATATCTTGGACCTTCTTGGCAATTTTTTTGTATCTTTGTGTCTTGTATTACAGTCATATTTATCATATTTATATGGCTAATTCGACGTCGGTCCAAGGAGGTTGCTTACATTTTGCCTCATAAACAATTGCCTATAATGTCCAGAGAGCTCTCTGTTCCTTGTAGTTTTGTTAGGAAAGTTGCTGGAGTTCCTACTAAATTTCGGCCTAAAGAGCTTGAACTCGCGACAGATAACTTCAACGCTTTGATTGGCCGGGGAGCCTCCGGGAGTGTCTTCAAGGGGATCTTGAGTGATG GTACATGTGTGGCTGTAAAGAGGATCGAAGGCCAGGAACGAGGCGAGAAGGAATTCCTGTCAGAAGTTGCAGCAATTGGCAGTATTCAACACATTAATCTAGTAAGATTATACGGTTACTGTGTCGTTCCATCAGGGCCGCGATTCTTGGTGTACGAGTTCATCCAAAAAGGTTCATTAGACGGGTGGATCTTCCCACGACGAGATCGAAGAAATCGTCCAGGTGGTTGTCTACCGTGGCATATAAGATGGAGTGTTGCAATCGACGTGGCAAAGGCCTTGTCGTACCTTCATCATGATTGTCGCTCGAGAATCCTTCACCTCGATGTAAAACCTGAAAACATTCTCCTAGACGATAGTTATCGAGCTGTGGTTTCGGATTTTGGGCTTGCGAAATTAATGGGTCGAGACCAAAGTCGTCTCGTGACCAACATTCGAGGGACCAAAGGGTATTTAGCCCCGGAATGGCTTTTAGAAAATGGCATTTCCGGAAAATCCGATGTTTATAGCTACGGGATGGTTCTTCTCGAGATGATAGGCGGGAAGAGAAATGTACGAGTAATTGACGATGATTCGAAGGATCGATCTCTTCGAAAATACGAGTATTTTCCTAAGATTGTTGTCGAGAAAATGAAAGCCGGGAAACTAATGTCCGTTCTCGACCCAAGGTTATTAGAGGGAAAACGGGTTGACGAGAATCAGGTACGGAAAATGGCCCACATTGCATTATGGTGCATCCAAGAGAAGGTCCGTCGTCGACCCACTATGGCCCAAGTGGTGGATATGTTCGAAGGGCATTTACGGGTGGACGACCCACCCGAGACGGAGATGATTATCGTTGATTTGTTGGCGATTGGGAACGAGAAAGTTGCGGGTCAGGTGAGGATGAAGGCAACCGGAGTTTATTTATCGGACGTTAATACTAAGATTACTAAAACGGGTGGTTCATCATCATTTGAGGGTTCTAGCGTTTTATCAGGTAGATAG